In Streptomyces sp. NBC_00569, a single genomic region encodes these proteins:
- a CDS encoding acyl-CoA dehydrogenase family protein produces MDFTPTQDQAAAADLAARIFGDLSTPDRLAAAGTGTDPELWKALGAAGLPEAVEETGLLGLVLMLEEQGRTTAQVPFAASCAYGLLAVARHGTPEQRDRLVPGLRDGTEVATGAFPAQKGVRVDGTEAEETGTGGGKGRLTGVVPWVPWLRDATWVLVAAADRGLWRVRTADAGCDTVELTAPWSAGRLVLDGAPAERIGGPGAYDDVLAMARTAFAGLQAGVCAGSLARAVEYTNEREQFGRPLAAKQGVQLRAADAHMDTEAIRVTAYEAAWRRDEGLPYAGHALTAAWWASEAGRRVVHAGQHLHGGMGADLEHPVHRHFLWGRQLDAYLGCGGELLAELGDLIACDEGSGTEEAGATWTARK; encoded by the coding sequence GTGGACTTCACGCCTACGCAGGACCAGGCGGCCGCGGCCGACCTGGCCGCGCGGATCTTCGGTGACCTGTCGACCCCCGACCGCCTCGCGGCGGCCGGCACGGGAACGGACCCCGAGCTGTGGAAGGCGCTCGGCGCGGCGGGGCTGCCGGAGGCGGTGGAGGAGACCGGGCTGCTCGGGCTCGTGCTGATGCTGGAGGAGCAGGGCCGGACGACGGCGCAGGTGCCGTTCGCCGCCAGTTGCGCGTACGGACTGCTCGCGGTGGCGAGGCATGGCACCCCCGAGCAGCGGGACCGGTTGGTGCCGGGGCTGCGGGACGGGACGGAGGTGGCCACGGGGGCGTTCCCCGCGCAGAAGGGGGTGCGGGTCGACGGAACGGAGGCCGAGGAGACAGGGACGGGCGGGGGCAAGGGGCGGCTCACGGGGGTGGTGCCCTGGGTCCCGTGGCTCCGGGACGCGACCTGGGTTCTGGTGGCGGCGGCCGACCGGGGCCTGTGGAGAGTGCGTACGGCCGATGCCGGCTGCGACACGGTCGAGCTCACCGCGCCCTGGTCGGCGGGTCGGCTGGTTCTCGACGGCGCGCCCGCGGAGAGGATCGGCGGGCCCGGTGCGTACGACGACGTCCTTGCGATGGCGCGGACCGCGTTCGCGGGGCTCCAGGCCGGGGTCTGCGCGGGGTCGCTGGCGCGTGCTGTGGAGTACACGAACGAGCGGGAGCAGTTCGGCAGACCGCTCGCCGCGAAGCAGGGGGTTCAACTCCGGGCGGCCGACGCCCATATGGACACGGAGGCCATCCGTGTCACCGCGTACGAGGCGGCATGGCGACGGGACGAGGGGCTGCCGTACGCGGGCCATGCGCTGACCGCGGCCTGGTGGGCGTCGGAAGCGGGCAGACGGGTCGTGCACGCCGGACAGCATCTGCACGGCGGCATGGGCGCCGACCTGGAGCATCCCGTGCACCGGCATTTCCTGTGGGGCAGGCAGCTCGACGCGTATCTGGGATGCGGGGGTGAACTGCTCGCGGAGCTTGGTGACTTGATCGCCTGTGACGAGGGGAGCGGCACGGAGGAGGCGGGGGCGACGTGGACGGCGCGGAAGTGA
- a CDS encoding S1C family serine protease, whose amino-acid sequence MSTENEGTSVPPAPSAPPVPVESPATPAPASTGSAPPPGPADAPTAAMPPVDGAAPGAHEGPGAASGAAQGPGGPHEAANAASGGWPPPPPAVPAYADGGGGGHSWGASYQPPEHKPGPRRGGLLAAVVAAALIAGGVGGGIGYWAAERNDDGDSGSTTVSASDNPAGFKRDSASIAGIAANALPSTVTIEAEGSDGEGGTGSGFVYDTQGHILTNNHVVASAADGGKLSATFSNGKKYDAEVIGRAQGYDVAVIKLKNAPSNLKPLALADSDKVAVGDSTLAIGAPFGLSNTVTTGIVSAKNRPVASSDSSGSSKASYMNALQTDASINPGNSGGPLLDAGGAVIGINSAIQPGSSGGIGGSGQSGSVGLGFAIPINQARNVAKQLIKTGQPVYPVIGASVALDEQSDGAKITEQGAGGSSAVTANGPADKAGLKPGDVITKLDDTVIDSGPTLIGQIWTHQPGDTVKITYKRGGAEHTVDVVLGERKGDS is encoded by the coding sequence GTGAGCACCGAGAACGAGGGCACTTCGGTACCCCCAGCCCCGTCCGCACCTCCCGTGCCGGTGGAATCTCCCGCTACTCCCGCACCCGCTTCCACTGGTTCCGCACCTCCTCCGGGGCCCGCCGACGCACCCACCGCGGCGATGCCGCCGGTGGACGGCGCGGCGCCGGGGGCGCACGAGGGTCCTGGCGCGGCCTCGGGGGCTGCACAGGGACCCGGCGGGCCGCACGAGGCCGCGAACGCGGCCTCGGGTGGCTGGCCGCCTCCGCCGCCCGCCGTTCCCGCGTATGCGGACGGCGGCGGCGGTGGGCACTCCTGGGGCGCCTCCTACCAGCCTCCGGAGCACAAGCCGGGCCCGCGGCGTGGCGGGCTGCTGGCCGCGGTGGTCGCGGCGGCCCTGATCGCGGGCGGTGTCGGCGGTGGCATCGGCTACTGGGCGGCCGAGCGCAACGACGACGGTGATTCGGGCTCGACGACGGTCTCCGCCTCGGACAACCCGGCCGGCTTCAAGCGTGACTCGGCGTCGATCGCCGGCATCGCGGCGAACGCGCTGCCGAGCACGGTCACCATCGAGGCCGAGGGCAGCGACGGCGAGGGCGGCACCGGCAGCGGCTTCGTCTACGACACGCAGGGCCACATCCTCACGAACAACCACGTGGTGGCCTCCGCGGCCGACGGAGGAAAGCTTTCGGCCACGTTCTCGAACGGCAAGAAGTACGATGCCGAGGTGATCGGCCGTGCCCAGGGCTACGACGTCGCGGTCATCAAGCTGAAGAACGCCCCGTCGAACCTGAAGCCGCTGGCGCTAGCCGACTCGGACAAGGTCGCCGTCGGTGACTCGACCCTCGCGATCGGCGCGCCCTTCGGCCTGTCGAACACGGTGACCACGGGCATCGTCTCGGCGAAGAACCGCCCGGTGGCCTCCAGTGACAGCTCGGGCAGCAGCAAGGCGTCGTACATGAACGCGCTGCAGACGGATGCGTCGATCAACCCGGGCAACTCGGGCGGTCCGCTGCTCGACGCGGGGGGCGCGGTGATCGGCATCAACTCGGCGATCCAGCCGGGGAGCAGCGGCGGCATCGGAGGCTCCGGCCAGTCCGGCTCGGTCGGCCTCGGCTTCGCCATCCCGATCAACCAGGCGCGGAACGTCGCCAAGCAGCTCATCAAGACGGGCCAGCCGGTCTATCCGGTGATCGGTGCCTCGGTCGCGCTGGACGAGCAGAGTGACGGCGCGAAGATCACCGAGCAGGGCGCGGGCGGCTCGTCCGCGGTCACGGCGAACGGCCCGGCGGACAAGGCCGGCCTGAAGCCCGGTGATGTCATCACCAAGCTCGACGACACGGTGATCGACAGCGGTCCGACCCTGATCGGCCAGATCTGGACGCACCAGCCGGGCGACACGGTCAAGATCACGTACAAGCGCGGCGGCGCGGAGCACACGGTCGACGTGGTCCTCGGCGAGCGCAAGGGCGACAGCTGA
- a CDS encoding acyl-CoA dehydrogenase family protein, with product MHLAPTARQHELRAELRAYFRELMPDGPPAHDDRTAQRRLLRRIGADGLLGLGWPVEYGGQGRGPDEQFVFFDEAYRAGAPVSMVTLNTVGPTLIKYGTEAQKAYFLPRILKGELVFAIGYSEPSAGTDLASLRTRAVRDGDDWIIDGQKVFTSNAQNADWIWLACRTDPVAAKHQGISIVLVPTDAAGFSWTPIETVGGLTTTATYYDGIRVPASSLVGDENGGWGLITNQLNHERVALAAIGMQAEDFYAAVLEAVRSPDPVTGERRIDLPWVRSRLAEVHARLAATRLLNWRLVGDVGAGRLAPGDASGVKVMGTESAVEVYRMCQEIAGDAALVRAGSPGAFGGGAGGDVRGGAGDGSGGGAWGGTAEGELERMNRAAQINTFGGGVSEVQREIVATMRLGMRRGRR from the coding sequence GTGCACCTCGCCCCCACCGCGCGCCAGCATGAACTCCGCGCCGAACTGCGCGCCTACTTCAGGGAACTGATGCCGGACGGGCCGCCCGCCCACGACGACCGGACGGCCCAAAGGCGCCTGCTGCGCCGCATCGGTGCCGACGGCCTCCTCGGGCTCGGCTGGCCCGTCGAGTACGGAGGCCAAGGCCGGGGTCCCGACGAACAGTTCGTCTTCTTCGACGAGGCGTATCGCGCGGGCGCACCCGTCTCCATGGTGACCCTGAACACCGTCGGGCCGACCCTGATCAAGTACGGGACCGAGGCACAGAAGGCGTACTTCCTGCCGCGGATCCTCAAGGGAGAGCTGGTCTTCGCGATCGGATACAGCGAGCCGTCCGCGGGGACCGACCTGGCCTCGCTGCGGACGCGGGCCGTCCGCGACGGCGACGACTGGATCATCGACGGGCAGAAGGTCTTCACGTCGAACGCGCAGAACGCCGACTGGATCTGGCTGGCCTGCCGCACGGACCCCGTGGCCGCCAAGCACCAGGGCATCTCGATCGTCCTCGTGCCGACGGACGCGGCCGGCTTCAGCTGGACGCCCATCGAGACCGTCGGAGGGCTGACCACCACCGCCACGTACTACGACGGGATCCGCGTCCCCGCCTCGAGTCTTGTCGGGGACGAGAACGGCGGCTGGGGCCTCATCACCAATCAGCTCAACCATGAGCGGGTCGCGCTGGCAGCGATCGGGATGCAGGCGGAGGACTTCTACGCGGCGGTACTCGAAGCGGTTCGTTCACCCGATCCGGTGACAGGGGAACGCCGGATCGACCTGCCGTGGGTGCGGTCGCGGCTGGCCGAGGTACATGCCCGTCTCGCGGCGACGCGCCTGCTCAACTGGCGTTTGGTGGGGGATGTCGGGGCGGGGCGGCTCGCGCCGGGCGACGCGAGCGGCGTGAAAGTCATGGGAACCGAATCGGCGGTCGAGGTGTACCGAATGTGTCAGGAGATCGCGGGAGACGCGGCGCTGGTCCGTGCCGGGTCGCCGGGAGCCTTCGGGGGTGGGGCTGGTGGTGACGTGCGTGGTGGCGCTGGGGACGGGTCGGGCGGTGGTGCTTGGGGTGGGACGGCGGAGGGGGAGCTGGAGCGGATGAACAGGGCGGCGCAGATCAACACGTTCGGGGGCGGCGTGAGCGAAGTGCAGCGGGAGATCGTCGCGACGATGCGGCTCGGGATGAGGAGGGGGCGGCGGTGA
- a CDS encoding ATP-binding protein codes for MALVVAQEVPTSSSMAVPHGPAGVGEARHRMRDQLRVGGVSEPVIDDAVLILSELLSNACRHGRPLGDDLAGDGDVRAAWRVDARGCLTVEVTDGGGPTRPVPATPSVTAHGGRGLNIISALADDWGVRDDAPGEVTVWVVVHKDVRSEAETQGQGNFATRVASRAPAGMSDLDFADAFEDLG; via the coding sequence GTGGCGTTGGTGGTGGCACAGGAAGTGCCCACGTCGTCGAGCATGGCCGTACCCCATGGCCCTGCGGGCGTGGGCGAAGCACGGCACCGGATGCGTGATCAGCTGCGCGTCGGCGGGGTCTCGGAACCGGTCATCGACGATGCCGTACTGATCCTGTCGGAACTGCTGAGCAACGCCTGCCGGCACGGCAGGCCGCTGGGCGACGACTTGGCCGGGGACGGAGACGTCCGGGCCGCTTGGAGGGTCGATGCGCGGGGCTGTCTCACCGTCGAGGTGACGGACGGTGGTGGTCCGACCCGCCCGGTTCCGGCCACGCCCTCGGTCACCGCGCACGGCGGCCGCGGGCTCAACATCATCTCGGCACTCGCCGACGACTGGGGCGTACGTGACGACGCCCCCGGCGAAGTCACCGTCTGGGTGGTCGTGCACAAGGACGTGCGCTCCGAAGCCGAAACACAGGGGCAGGGCAACTTCGCTACGCGCGTGGCGAGCCGCGCCCCCGCGGGCATGTCCGACCTCGATTTCGCGGACGCCTTCGAGGACTTGGGCTGA
- a CDS encoding PP2C family protein-serine/threonine phosphatase: protein MLDIPSSVRVDVEALLAAQNHMGVCDAIEQYAPVGKPDTMTTPHFPKVAGIDSTVPPPAQTVAPASPTPAPPSSPGAPPAPAAPGAPGALIQDRLAGWVSDLTTLHELTERLARTAVMDDALHEVLRAGAALVGARRGLVVLEPADGLGPDTTVGLGLARADLGHIETVPRGATSYGRILDRTDGTGEPEVHADLLSEDGLDPRHREVAARLGYAASFALPLATEAAGRLGAAVWLYDEPAEPVERQRHLVGLYTRYATEHLARLLELERARTKSRTIAEELLPPRLPRVAGVQLAARHRTGPRGGGDWYDALPLPEGALGLTVGSVTGSGASAVAAMGRLRASLRAYAVMEGEDPVAVLSDLELLLRLTEPARSATALFAYCEPALRKIVLAGAGHSPPLVIGERRTEFVETSLSAPLGMLACWEAPSVEFSPEPGETVLLYTDGLLHRTGDPMDRAFARLHAAAAGVPRTIRNDPGAIADHVLHTVLPDGLDAADSDEDVVLLAARFE, encoded by the coding sequence ATGCTGGACATCCCCTCATCAGTGCGTGTAGATGTGGAGGCACTGCTGGCGGCGCAGAATCACATGGGGGTTTGCGATGCTATTGAGCAATACGCACCGGTCGGAAAGCCGGACACCATGACAACCCCGCACTTTCCGAAAGTGGCTGGAATCGATTCAACGGTTCCCCCACCGGCACAGACTGTCGCGCCCGCGTCACCCACGCCCGCGCCCCCTTCCTCCCCCGGAGCGCCCCCAGCGCCCGCTGCCCCCGGAGCCCCCGGAGCGCTGATCCAGGACCGGCTCGCCGGCTGGGTCTCCGACCTCACCACGCTGCACGAACTCACCGAGCGCCTGGCCAGGACGGCCGTCATGGACGACGCCCTGCACGAGGTGCTCCGCGCCGGTGCCGCACTCGTCGGCGCGCGCCGCGGACTCGTCGTCCTGGAGCCCGCCGACGGCCTGGGCCCCGACACCACCGTGGGGCTCGGCCTCGCCCGCGCCGACCTCGGCCACATCGAGACGGTGCCGCGCGGCGCGACCTCGTACGGAAGGATCCTCGACCGCACGGACGGGACCGGCGAGCCCGAGGTGCACGCCGATCTGCTGTCCGAGGACGGGCTCGACCCGCGGCACCGCGAGGTCGCCGCCCGGCTCGGCTACGCGGCGAGCTTTGCGCTGCCCCTCGCGACGGAGGCGGCGGGTCGGCTCGGCGCCGCGGTGTGGCTCTACGACGAGCCCGCCGAGCCCGTCGAACGCCAGCGCCACCTGGTCGGTCTGTACACGCGCTACGCCACCGAACACCTCGCGCGCCTGCTCGAACTGGAGCGGGCGCGCACCAAGTCCCGCACCATCGCGGAGGAGTTGCTGCCGCCGCGGCTCCCGCGGGTCGCGGGCGTCCAGCTCGCCGCCCGGCACCGCACCGGCCCGCGAGGCGGCGGCGACTGGTACGACGCGCTGCCGCTGCCCGAGGGCGCGCTCGGCCTCACCGTCGGCTCCGTCACCGGCTCCGGGGCGAGTGCCGTCGCCGCGATGGGCCGGCTCAGGGCCAGCCTGCGGGCGTATGCGGTGATGGAGGGCGAGGACCCCGTCGCCGTCCTGTCCGATCTGGAGCTCCTGCTCCGGCTGACCGAGCCCGCGCGCAGCGCCACCGCCCTCTTCGCGTACTGCGAGCCCGCCCTGCGCAAGATCGTCCTGGCCGGGGCAGGGCACAGCCCGCCGCTGGTGATCGGCGAGAGACGCACCGAGTTCGTGGAGACGTCGCTGTCCGCGCCGCTCGGCATGCTGGCCTGCTGGGAGGCGCCGAGCGTCGAGTTCAGCCCCGAGCCCGGCGAGACCGTGCTGCTGTACACGGACGGCCTGCTGCACCGCACCGGTGACCCGATGGACCGCGCCTTCGCCCGCCTGCACGCGGCGGCCGCCGGTGTCCCGCGCACCATCCGCAACGACCCCGGCGCGATCGCCGACCACGTCCTGCACACCGTCCTGCCGGACGGGCTCGACGCCGCCGACAGCGACGAGGACGTCGTGCTGCTCGCCGCGCGCTTCGAGTGA
- a CDS encoding bifunctional DNA primase/polymerase, translated as MATTDRHAVPLATLALAHALSAAERGLAVIPLSRTKLPALRSPHRDEPDPAPCHGECGRPGHGVYDATTDPGRIRDLFAAAPRATGYGIACGLPPHHLIGVDLDTKSGTDSSSALRELALRHLFTIPDTVVVATPSGGRHVWLSGPPDVVVPNSAGRLAPGIDIRGAGGYLVGPGSRTSQGVYSAVPGTAHLPVAPCPPALLRLLTPPPRVHHPSPAHAGQHGQGLVQFVLAAHEGQRNTRLFWAACRAYESDLGDSLTNALVEAATRTGLTEREARSTIASAARLTQHNDAEA; from the coding sequence ATGGCCACCACCGACCGGCATGCCGTACCCCTTGCGACCCTGGCCCTCGCCCACGCGCTCTCCGCCGCCGAGCGTGGACTGGCCGTGATCCCGCTCTCCCGCACGAAGCTCCCCGCCCTGCGCTCCCCGCACCGCGACGAACCCGACCCGGCCCCGTGTCACGGCGAATGCGGCCGCCCCGGCCACGGCGTGTACGACGCCACGACCGACCCGGGCCGTATCCGTGACCTCTTCGCGGCGGCGCCCCGAGCCACCGGCTACGGCATCGCGTGCGGACTGCCCCCGCACCACCTCATCGGTGTGGACCTCGACACCAAGTCCGGCACGGACTCCTCGTCCGCACTGCGCGAACTGGCGCTGCGCCACCTCTTCACGATCCCGGACACCGTCGTCGTGGCCACTCCCAGCGGCGGCCGTCACGTGTGGCTCTCCGGACCGCCGGACGTCGTGGTCCCGAACTCGGCGGGACGCCTCGCGCCGGGCATCGACATCCGCGGCGCGGGCGGCTACCTCGTGGGCCCTGGATCGCGCACGTCCCAGGGGGTCTACAGCGCGGTCCCCGGCACCGCCCACCTGCCCGTCGCGCCCTGCCCACCGGCACTCCTGCGCCTGCTCACACCCCCGCCACGCGTGCACCACCCGTCACCGGCGCATGCCGGCCAACACGGCCAGGGCCTGGTCCAGTTCGTGCTCGCGGCACATGAGGGACAGCGCAACACCCGTCTGTTCTGGGCCGCTTGCCGCGCCTACGAGAGCGACCTCGGCGACAGCCTCACGAACGCCCTCGTGGAGGCCGCGACCCGCACGGGCCTGACGGAACGCGAGGCCCGCTCCACGATCGCCTCAGCGGCCCGCCTGACCCAGCACAACGACGCGGAAGCGTAG
- a CDS encoding bifunctional MaoC family dehydratase N-terminal/OB-fold nucleic acid binding domain-containing protein, translated as MTYEALKAFEGLPAATAGRGRDLVNEPMIRHWCEAMGDTSPAYEGPDAIAPPTMLQAWTMGGLSGHQGRSGAYDELSALLDGAGYTSVVATDCEQEYLRPLRPGDAITFDAVIESVSERKTTKLGTGYFVTTRMDVRADGELAGTHRFRILKYAPAARAGLTVEPAREQQPRRPRPVVNRDNAGFWEGVREHRLLVQRCEQCGTLRFPWLPGCGSCASQDWSTVEASGEGTVFSYVVMHHPSFPAFDPPYAVGLIELAEGVRIISNVVGVPYDKVRIGMPVRLEFLRVDGELELPVFRAGDGAAVGVATGVATGRKG; from the coding sequence ATGACGTACGAGGCGCTGAAGGCCTTCGAAGGGCTGCCCGCGGCCACCGCGGGGAGGGGCAGGGACCTGGTCAACGAGCCGATGATCAGGCACTGGTGCGAGGCGATGGGCGACACCAGTCCCGCGTACGAGGGGCCCGACGCCATAGCGCCGCCGACCATGCTCCAGGCCTGGACGATGGGTGGGCTCTCCGGGCATCAGGGGCGCAGTGGCGCCTATGACGAGCTGTCCGCGCTGCTGGACGGCGCGGGGTACACCTCGGTCGTCGCCACCGACTGCGAGCAGGAGTATCTGCGTCCGCTGCGGCCCGGCGACGCGATCACCTTCGACGCGGTGATCGAGTCGGTGTCCGAGCGCAAGACGACGAAGCTGGGCACGGGGTACTTCGTCACGACGCGCATGGATGTCAGGGCGGACGGCGAGCTCGCCGGGACGCATCGCTTCCGGATCCTCAAGTACGCCCCGGCGGCGCGGGCAGGGCTGACGGTGGAGCCGGCGCGGGAGCAGCAGCCACGGCGGCCCCGTCCGGTGGTCAACCGGGACAACGCCGGGTTCTGGGAAGGGGTCCGTGAGCACCGCCTCCTCGTCCAGCGCTGCGAGCAGTGCGGGACGCTGCGCTTCCCCTGGCTGCCGGGGTGCGGCTCGTGCGCCTCGCAGGACTGGAGCACGGTCGAGGCGAGCGGTGAGGGGACCGTCTTCTCGTACGTGGTGATGCACCACCCGTCCTTCCCCGCCTTCGACCCGCCGTACGCGGTGGGGCTGATCGAGCTGGCCGAAGGCGTCCGGATCATCAGCAACGTGGTGGGGGTGCCGTACGACAAGGTCCGAATAGGGATGCCGGTCCGGCTCGAATTCCTCCGAGTGGACGGGGAGTTGGAGCTGCCGGTCTTCCGGGCAGGTGACGGCGCCGCTGTGGGGGTCGCTACGGGTGTCGCTACGGGACGGAAGGGCTGA
- a CDS encoding bifunctional DNA primase/polymerase, translated as MREILGRRRRLLSRRNNGKSDQFSAAQTFATAWQWPVIPGVGLVGAGRRDGVSCACPDPECTVPGAHPFDPGLLAATTDERMIRWWWTNRPAAPIVLATGAGAGASGGRAPCAVSLPSVAGARALKALDRTDIRLGPVVATRDRLFILVAPYSMEQLGELLYAQDWVPGSLRFHGEGGYLALPPSDTGLGQVRWERAPLPGSAAPWVPDVEAVVDAVVDALTRTGVSAPEL; from the coding sequence ATGCGCGAGATCCTCGGAAGGCGACGCAGGCTCCTGTCCAGGCGAAACAACGGGAAGTCTGATCAGTTCAGCGCGGCCCAGACCTTCGCGACCGCATGGCAGTGGCCCGTGATCCCGGGAGTGGGGCTCGTAGGGGCGGGGCGCCGTGACGGCGTCAGCTGCGCCTGCCCCGACCCGGAGTGCACGGTGCCCGGCGCGCACCCCTTCGACCCGGGGCTGCTCGCCGCGACCACGGACGAGCGCATGATCCGCTGGTGGTGGACCAACCGTCCGGCCGCGCCGATCGTGCTGGCCACGGGGGCCGGTGCGGGCGCGAGCGGCGGTCGCGCCCCCTGCGCCGTGAGCCTCCCCTCGGTCGCCGGCGCCCGCGCCCTCAAGGCACTCGACCGTACGGACATCAGGCTCGGCCCGGTCGTGGCCACGAGGGATCGTCTCTTCATCCTGGTGGCCCCCTACTCCATGGAGCAGCTGGGCGAGCTCCTCTACGCCCAGGACTGGGTGCCGGGGTCCCTGCGCTTCCACGGCGAGGGCGGCTATCTGGCACTGCCTCCGTCCGACACCGGCCTTGGCCAGGTCCGCTGGGAACGCGCCCCGCTGCCCGGCTCCGCGGCACCCTGGGTGCCCGATGTGGAGGCCGTGGTGGACGCGGTGGTGGATGCTCTCACTCGTACGGGTGTGAGCGCGCCCGAGTTGTAG
- a CDS encoding DUF5926 family protein — MAKKRPQTKGKSHVSSGEIPVVGAREPCPCGSGRRYKACHGRAAAHAVTELVQRPFEGLAGEGDWIALRELVPAATVRLTLKEGLPDGVPSVTLATVLPMAWPALRRDDGSVLLGLQNDTSSGDMSRDLADTLQRALAAEPGTPVQARRAPADGPRLQDLLDPAAAFEPVVHTGFEFWVPDSENASPDVAASLERANAAAIPTVKLSGVDGAYWCETPDKNHLRWVMPHPEEQLLDALARLHAAGTSSLGEGTRLVGSFRAHGLTVPVWDLPTGMSAEDVEKPAAEFAERLAAALGSEAPLTVEERRARGGLTNRQVTLS, encoded by the coding sequence ATGGCCAAGAAGCGCCCCCAGACCAAGGGCAAGTCGCACGTCAGCAGCGGGGAGATCCCGGTCGTCGGCGCCCGTGAACCCTGCCCCTGCGGGAGCGGCCGCCGCTACAAGGCCTGCCACGGCCGTGCCGCCGCGCACGCGGTGACCGAGCTGGTGCAGCGCCCGTTCGAGGGTCTCGCGGGAGAGGGCGACTGGATCGCGCTGCGCGAGCTGGTGCCCGCCGCGACGGTGCGGCTCACCCTCAAGGAAGGCCTGCCGGACGGCGTTCCGTCCGTGACACTCGCGACGGTGCTTCCGATGGCGTGGCCCGCACTGCGCCGCGACGACGGCTCGGTCCTGCTCGGCCTGCAGAACGACACCTCCTCGGGCGACATGAGCCGCGACCTCGCCGACACGCTTCAGCGCGCGCTCGCCGCCGAGCCCGGTACGCCGGTGCAGGCGCGCCGCGCACCCGCCGACGGACCGCGTCTGCAGGACCTGCTCGACCCCGCGGCCGCCTTCGAGCCGGTCGTGCACACGGGATTCGAGTTCTGGGTGCCCGACTCGGAGAACGCGAGCCCGGACGTCGCCGCCTCCCTGGAGCGGGCCAACGCGGCCGCCATCCCGACCGTGAAACTGTCCGGTGTCGACGGCGCGTACTGGTGCGAGACCCCCGACAAGAACCACCTGCGCTGGGTCATGCCGCACCCCGAGGAGCAGCTGCTCGACGCGCTCGCCCGGCTGCACGCGGCCGGCACGTCCTCGCTCGGCGAGGGCACGCGCCTGGTCGGCTCGTTCCGCGCGCACGGTCTGACCGTTCCTGTCTGGGACCTGCCCACCGGGATGAGCGCCGAAGATGTCGAGAAGCCGGCGGCCGAGTTCGCCGAGCGGCTGGCGGCGGCCCTCGGCTCCGAGGCGCCACTGACCGTCGAGGAGCGCAGGGCGCGCGGCGGCCTCACCAACCGACAGGTGACGCTCAGCTGA
- a CDS encoding glycerophosphodiester phosphodiesterase: MTLARQQQIQVVAHRGASDEVPEHTPAAYRRAIEDGADALECDVRLTADGHLVCVHDRRVNRTSNGRGAVSALELADLAALDFGSWKNSEAGRTSTEGPDWEDTSVLTLERLLELVADAGRRVELAIETKHPTRWAGQVEERLLALLKRFGLDAPTGAPDDPSPVRVMSFSARSLHRIQAASPNLPTVYLMQFVSPRHRDGRLPRGVPIAGPGIRIVRSNPGYVQKLKRAGHQVHVWTVNEPEDVDLCVGLGVDAIITNRPRAVLRQLGRG, from the coding sequence GTGACCCTCGCACGACAGCAGCAGATCCAGGTCGTCGCCCACCGCGGAGCCTCCGACGAGGTCCCCGAGCACACGCCGGCCGCGTACAGAAGGGCCATCGAGGACGGTGCCGACGCCCTCGAATGCGATGTCCGGCTCACCGCTGACGGTCATCTCGTCTGCGTGCACGACCGCCGCGTCAACCGTACGTCGAACGGACGCGGAGCGGTGTCGGCCCTGGAACTGGCGGATCTCGCCGCCTTGGACTTCGGCTCCTGGAAGAACAGCGAGGCCGGCCGCACCAGCACCGAGGGCCCCGACTGGGAGGACACCTCCGTCCTGACTCTGGAGAGGCTGCTCGAACTGGTCGCCGACGCGGGCCGCCGCGTGGAGCTCGCCATCGAGACCAAACACCCCACCCGCTGGGCCGGCCAGGTCGAGGAACGCCTCCTGGCGCTCCTCAAGCGGTTCGGCCTGGACGCCCCGACCGGAGCACCGGACGATCCGTCCCCGGTGCGCGTCATGAGCTTCTCGGCCCGCTCCCTGCACCGCATCCAGGCCGCGTCCCCCAACCTGCCGACGGTCTACCTGATGCAGTTCGTCTCGCCCCGCCACCGCGACGGCCGCCTCCCCCGGGGAGTGCCGATCGCAGGCCCGGGCATCCGGATCGTGCGCAGCAACCCCGGGTACGTGCAGAAGCTCAAGCGGGCGGGCCACCAGGTGCACGTGTGGACGGTCAACGAGCCGGAGGACGTCGACCTGTGCGTCGGCCTCGGCGTCGACGCGATCATCACGAACCGGCCCCGCGCGGTCCTGCGCCAGCTCGGGAGGGGCTAA